The following proteins come from a genomic window of Actinomarinicola tropica:
- a CDS encoding dTDP-4-dehydrorhamnose 3,5-epimerase family protein, with amino-acid sequence MTDIIDLDASESPIPGLWVVRMKQITDERGTVREFFRESALRAAGVPPLGRFRQINVTSTRHGGLRGMHAESMDKLVAVVAGEALGAYVDLRDDSPAFGRVHTVALVPGVQVLVPRGVGNGFQAVAPGDTQYLYCFDEEWRPGMPGRAVTPLDPELGIDWPIAVDVHDRAQISAKDLEAPTLADLRAG; translated from the coding sequence GTGACCGACATCATCGACCTCGACGCCTCCGAGTCCCCGATCCCCGGCCTGTGGGTCGTGCGGATGAAGCAGATCACCGACGAGCGCGGCACCGTCCGCGAGTTCTTCCGCGAGTCCGCGCTGCGGGCCGCCGGCGTGCCGCCCCTCGGTCGGTTCCGCCAGATCAACGTGACGTCGACCCGCCACGGCGGTCTGCGCGGCATGCACGCGGAGTCGATGGACAAGCTCGTCGCGGTGGTCGCCGGGGAGGCGCTCGGCGCCTACGTCGACCTGCGGGACGACTCCCCCGCGTTCGGGCGCGTGCACACCGTGGCGCTCGTCCCGGGCGTGCAGGTGCTCGTGCCGCGGGGCGTCGGCAACGGCTTCCAGGCCGTCGCCCCGGGTGACACGCAGTACCTCTACTGCTTCGACGAGGAGTGGCGCCCCGGGATGCCGGGCCGAGCGGTCACCCCGCTCGACCCCGAGCTCGGCATCGACTGGCCGATCGCCGTCGACGTCCACGACCGGGCCCAGATCTCGGCCAAGGACCTCGAGGCGCCGACCCTGGCCGACCTGCGCGCCGGCTGA
- a CDS encoding AzlC family ABC transporter permease, with product MDTRELRAGARSCVPMLIGVIPFGLVAGATPAAAGFGVAAALGMSTIIFAGASQLATVEVLAGGGSAFVAALAAWTINLRLLLYSASMAPHLAHEPLPRRLATAYVLVDQNYAIAISHWANRSGRAKAEFAIGGGLLLGAAWIICTAIGALVGNALPEELPLDFAVPLVFLVLLVPALTNRPAVVAATVGGVVAVGSAEMGAGHMAVMAGAIAGIAAGTLADLWLDPGDEPPTAGADPDPAT from the coding sequence ATGGACACCCGCGAGCTGCGCGCCGGCGCTCGATCCTGCGTGCCGATGCTCATCGGCGTGATCCCGTTCGGGCTCGTCGCCGGCGCCACGCCCGCCGCCGCCGGGTTCGGCGTCGCCGCTGCGCTCGGCATGTCGACGATCATCTTCGCCGGCGCCTCGCAGCTCGCCACCGTCGAGGTCCTCGCCGGGGGCGGCTCGGCGTTCGTCGCCGCCCTCGCCGCCTGGACGATCAACCTGCGCCTGCTCCTCTACTCGGCGTCGATGGCCCCGCACCTGGCCCACGAGCCGCTCCCCCGCCGCCTCGCCACCGCCTACGTCCTCGTCGACCAGAACTACGCCATCGCCATCAGCCACTGGGCGAACCGCTCCGGCCGGGCCAAGGCGGAGTTCGCCATCGGCGGCGGCCTCCTCCTCGGCGCGGCGTGGATCATCTGCACCGCCATCGGCGCCCTGGTCGGCAACGCCCTCCCCGAGGAGCTGCCGCTCGACTTCGCCGTCCCGCTCGTGTTCCTCGTCCTGCTGGTGCCGGCGCTGACCAACCGCCCGGCGGTCGTCGCCGCCACCGTCGGAGGCGTCGTCGCCGTGGGCAGCGCCGAGATGGGCGCCGGCCACATGGCGGTGATGGCCGGCGCGATCGCCGGCATCGCGGCCGGCACGCTCGCCGACCTCTGGCTCGACCCGGGCGACGAGCCACCGACCGCGGGCGCCGATCCGGACCCGGCCACGTGA
- a CDS encoding methyl-accepting chemotaxis protein — MSKLLDNLTIRSRVLAVVGSLLAVLVVVVAMATVSLRGTSRDVDALAEDITPSVMLLLNIDRDAYQAQLALERAVDPVSTEPTVEAAWASFDENSAQVAERWAQFAATSPEPGEAAIRQQFMPAYDAWIATAGELADATTMLERGSIGMTSDTRFEEMRAVIDDISSNIREPLVDTASHDVADQIDSLVTANLVLLVVGLAVGGVVAFFAVRSIVGGVRSAVAAIDRSSIGLSAVSSQVGASAEETAAQSGVVSSSAEEVSVSVSTVATAVEEMTSSIGEIAQNAAEATRVSQEAVDVAGSTNATVAELGDSSAQIGQVIEVITSIAEQTNLLALNATIEAARAGEAGKGFAVVANEVKDLAKQTADATEEIGSRIAAIQRDSGEAVTAIERIQEVIARVADLQTTIASAVEEQTATTNEISRNVTEAARGAGEIAENISGVAQAAQSTSEGAVATQQAADELQKVAGQLRKLVERQRPTDGPKSLRSPAPTAVPAFS; from the coding sequence ATGTCGAAGCTCCTGGACAACCTCACCATCCGTAGCAGGGTCCTCGCCGTCGTCGGGTCGCTGCTCGCGGTGCTCGTCGTGGTCGTCGCCATGGCCACCGTCAGCCTCCGCGGCACGTCGCGCGACGTCGACGCGCTCGCCGAGGACATCACCCCGTCGGTGATGCTCCTGCTGAACATCGACCGCGACGCCTACCAGGCGCAGCTCGCGCTCGAGCGAGCGGTCGATCCGGTCTCGACCGAGCCGACGGTCGAGGCGGCGTGGGCGTCGTTCGACGAGAACAGCGCCCAGGTGGCCGAGCGGTGGGCCCAGTTCGCCGCCACATCTCCGGAGCCCGGCGAGGCAGCGATCCGCCAGCAGTTCATGCCGGCCTACGACGCGTGGATCGCGACGGCGGGCGAGCTCGCCGATGCGACGACGATGCTCGAACGTGGCTCGATCGGCATGACCTCCGACACCCGCTTCGAGGAGATGCGCGCCGTCATCGACGACATCTCGTCCAACATCCGCGAGCCCCTCGTCGACACCGCCTCGCACGACGTGGCCGACCAGATCGACTCGCTCGTCACCGCCAACCTGGTGCTGCTCGTCGTCGGCCTGGCCGTCGGCGGCGTCGTGGCGTTCTTCGCAGTCCGCTCGATCGTCGGCGGGGTGCGCTCCGCCGTCGCGGCGATCGACCGCTCCTCCATCGGCCTCTCCGCCGTGTCGTCCCAGGTGGGCGCCTCCGCCGAGGAGACCGCCGCCCAGTCCGGCGTCGTGTCGAGCTCGGCCGAGGAGGTGTCGGTCAGCGTCTCGACCGTCGCCACCGCCGTCGAGGAGATGACCTCGTCGATCGGCGAGATCGCCCAGAACGCCGCCGAGGCCACGCGGGTGAGCCAGGAGGCGGTCGACGTCGCCGGTTCGACCAACGCCACCGTCGCCGAGCTCGGCGACTCCTCGGCCCAGATCGGCCAGGTCATCGAGGTCATCACCTCGATCGCCGAGCAGACCAACCTGCTGGCCCTCAACGCCACGATCGAGGCCGCCCGCGCCGGCGAGGCCGGCAAGGGCTTCGCCGTCGTCGCCAACGAGGTGAAGGACCTGGCCAAGCAGACCGCGGACGCCACCGAGGAGATCGGCAGCCGCATCGCCGCCATCCAGCGGGACTCCGGCGAGGCCGTGACCGCCATCGAGCGGATCCAGGAGGTCATCGCCCGGGTCGCCGACCTGCAGACCACGATCGCCTCCGCGGTCGAGGAGCAGACGGCCACCACCAACGAGATCAGCCGCAACGTCACCGAGGCCGCCCGCGGCGCCGGCGAGATCGCGGAGAACATCTCCGGCGTGGCCCAGGCCGCCCAGTCGACCTCCGAGGGCGCGGTCGCCACCCAGCAGGCCGCCGACGAGCTCCAGAAGGTCGCCGGTCAGCTGCGCAAGCTCGTCGAGCGCCAGCGCCCCACCGACGGCCCCAAGTCCCTGCGTTCCCCGGCTCCCACGGCGGTGCCCGCGTTCAGCTGA
- a CDS encoding glycine--tRNA ligase — protein sequence MSDTSAAETSQGETPELFDKIVNLCKRRGFVFPSAEIYGGFRSTYDYGPVGVLMLRNVKNAWWRSMVQMRTDVVGLDAAILSPPAVWEASGHLSSFTDPLVDCRNCGNRFRQDKLDDPDVCPSCGATGQFTEPRQFNLMFKTHAGPVADEGAVAYLRPETAQGMFTQFANVLNTSRKKPPFGIAQVGKSFRNEITPQNFVFRTREFEQMEMEYFVPPDEAEKWYRYWCDERFQWYVDHGIPAEKLRLRAHDADELSHYSSGTSDVEFLFPWGWDELEGIANRGDYDLSAHATHSGEKLDYFDQATGERYTPHVVEPAAGATRTMMAFLMAAYDEEEVRGETRTVLRLHHRIAPFQIAVLPLSKKDTLVPPAQDVLARLQPHFMCDYDETQAIGRRYRRQDELGTPYCVTIDFESLEDGAVTVRERDTMEQDRIAIPDLLAYFRERLV from the coding sequence ATGTCCGACACCTCCGCCGCCGAGACGAGCCAGGGCGAGACGCCCGAGCTCTTCGACAAGATCGTGAACCTGTGCAAGCGCCGCGGGTTCGTCTTCCCCTCGGCGGAGATCTACGGCGGTTTCCGGTCCACCTACGACTACGGGCCGGTCGGCGTGCTGATGCTGCGCAACGTGAAGAACGCCTGGTGGCGGTCGATGGTGCAGATGCGCACCGACGTCGTCGGCCTCGACGCCGCGATCCTCTCGCCGCCGGCGGTGTGGGAGGCCTCGGGCCACCTGTCGAGCTTCACCGACCCGCTGGTCGACTGCCGCAACTGCGGGAACCGCTTCCGCCAGGACAAGCTCGACGACCCCGACGTGTGCCCGTCGTGCGGCGCGACGGGACAGTTCACCGAGCCCCGGCAGTTCAACCTGATGTTCAAGACCCACGCCGGCCCGGTGGCCGACGAGGGTGCGGTGGCGTACCTGCGGCCGGAGACGGCGCAGGGCATGTTCACGCAGTTCGCGAACGTGCTCAACACCAGCCGCAAGAAGCCGCCGTTCGGCATCGCCCAGGTCGGCAAGTCCTTCCGCAACGAGATCACCCCGCAGAACTTCGTGTTCCGCACCCGTGAGTTCGAGCAGATGGAGATGGAGTACTTCGTGCCGCCCGACGAGGCGGAGAAGTGGTACCGGTACTGGTGCGACGAGCGGTTCCAGTGGTACGTCGACCACGGGATCCCCGCCGAGAAGCTGCGCCTGCGGGCCCACGACGCCGACGAGCTGTCGCACTACTCGTCGGGCACCTCCGACGTGGAGTTCCTGTTCCCGTGGGGGTGGGACGAGCTCGAGGGCATCGCCAACCGCGGCGACTACGACCTGAGCGCCCACGCCACGCACTCGGGGGAGAAGCTCGACTACTTCGACCAGGCCACCGGGGAGCGCTACACCCCCCACGTCGTCGAGCCGGCGGCCGGCGCGACCCGCACGATGATGGCGTTCCTCATGGCGGCCTACGACGAGGAGGAGGTCCGGGGCGAGACCCGCACCGTGCTGCGGCTCCACCACCGCATCGCTCCGTTCCAGATCGCCGTGCTGCCCCTGTCGAAGAAGGACACGCTGGTCCCGCCGGCGCAGGACGTGCTGGCACGCCTGCAGCCGCACTTCATGTGTGACTACGACGAGACCCAGGCCATCGGTCGGCGCTACCGCCGCCAGGACGAGCTCGGCACGCCGTACTGCGTCACGATCGACTTCGAGTCGCTCGAGGACGGTGCGGTCACCGTGCGGGAGCGGGACACGATGGAGCAGGACCGCATCGCGATCCCCGACCTGCTCGCCTACTTCCGCGAGCGCCTCGTCTAG
- the recO gene encoding DNA repair protein RecO: protein MTSKGALYRDHGIVLRTYKLGEADRIIVFATEHHGKVRAVAKGVRKTRSKFGSRLEPTSHVALQLYQGRELDIVTQAESVDHFRPIREDLDRFGRAVAMLEAVDQMAMEREDNPRLYQMLLGALRSLAAHDSPLVVAGFYWKLLAQEGFRPELDVCVSCGEDAELVAFDLMEGGTLCRVCRSGVPISPGALEVMRRILGGQLATALAEPESDLTREVDHLAARAMEHHIERRLRSVGLLDRG from the coding sequence GTGACCTCCAAGGGTGCGCTCTACCGCGACCACGGGATCGTGCTGCGCACCTACAAGCTCGGCGAGGCCGACCGCATCATCGTGTTCGCCACCGAGCACCACGGCAAGGTCCGGGCCGTGGCCAAGGGCGTGCGCAAGACCCGCTCCAAGTTCGGCTCGCGCCTGGAGCCGACGAGCCACGTCGCGCTGCAGCTCTACCAGGGGCGCGAGCTCGACATCGTCACCCAGGCCGAGAGCGTCGACCACTTCCGGCCGATACGCGAGGACCTCGACCGGTTCGGTCGGGCGGTGGCCATGCTCGAGGCCGTCGACCAGATGGCGATGGAGCGCGAGGACAACCCGCGGCTCTACCAGATGCTCCTCGGGGCGCTGCGGTCGCTCGCCGCCCACGACTCGCCGCTCGTCGTGGCCGGCTTCTACTGGAAGCTGCTGGCCCAGGAGGGCTTCCGTCCCGAGCTGGACGTGTGCGTGTCGTGCGGGGAGGACGCCGAGCTGGTGGCCTTCGACCTGATGGAGGGCGGCACGCTGTGCCGGGTCTGCCGCTCCGGCGTGCCGATCTCGCCCGGTGCACTCGAGGTGATGCGGCGCATCCTCGGCGGCCAGCTCGCCACGGCGCTGGCCGAGCCGGAGAGCGACCTCACCCGGGAGGTCGACCACCTGGCCGCCCGGGCGATGGAGCACCACATCGAGCGCCGTCTGCGCTCGGTGGGCCTGCTCGACCGGGGCTGA
- a CDS encoding FG-GAP-like repeat-containing protein has protein sequence MRRSLAALAAVTVLGVSASAGAAPGEVFSPPAIYPVGISSEKAVAVGDVNGDGLADVVVGYGDYAGSSGLKIAYQQPGGTMAYAVDHPVAGAGARSIEILDVDGDGRDDIAVATRTRVELVMQQADGSLSAGTQIPLPRAEVLRAGDVTGDGLTDLVVVGWGEGQLHVLAADGAGGFESPVTYSVPLGGWNDLDIGDVDGDGLLDVVAMSGQMYNVPSLSVLIQADDGTLEPPSSALLPVASTNARAVGAGDVDGDGVAEVVVGYGGNRPASNLGVYEWSASGGLVVAGTIPTYDLPGSIEIADVDLDGIGDVVVAHSGWSSVSVHTGVEGSIPGAMDRYAFISGNISASGMDVADVDGDGVPDAVGAGAAGRGFAVVVNQTEPPSPTPQPDAATAVQLQPRNGRVSVGQMLGATVTVTNEGTDPATGQVVITVPDNLELWVAGAPCTQTEQVVCAIEGLEPGKSVDLRVAYTATSRGSGPVTATAEIADDVDQSNDRSAATFWVR, from the coding sequence ATGAGGCGTTCGTTGGCGGCGTTGGCCGCGGTCACGGTCCTGGGGGTGTCGGCCTCGGCGGGGGCGGCGCCGGGCGAGGTCTTCAGCCCGCCGGCCATCTACCCGGTGGGGATCAGCAGCGAGAAGGCGGTCGCCGTCGGGGACGTCAACGGGGACGGGCTGGCCGACGTCGTCGTCGGCTACGGCGACTACGCCGGTTCCTCCGGTCTCAAGATCGCCTACCAGCAGCCGGGCGGGACGATGGCCTACGCCGTCGACCACCCCGTCGCCGGGGCAGGGGCGCGCTCGATCGAGATCCTCGACGTGGATGGGGACGGCCGCGACGACATCGCTGTCGCCACCCGCACGCGCGTCGAGCTGGTCATGCAGCAGGCCGACGGTTCGCTCTCGGCAGGAACGCAGATCCCGCTGCCTCGCGCCGAGGTGCTCCGAGCCGGTGACGTCACCGGCGACGGGCTGACAGACCTCGTCGTCGTCGGGTGGGGCGAGGGTCAGCTGCACGTGCTCGCGGCCGACGGCGCCGGCGGGTTCGAGTCGCCGGTCACCTACTCGGTCCCGCTCGGCGGGTGGAACGACCTCGACATCGGCGATGTCGACGGCGACGGCCTCCTCGACGTCGTGGCCATGTCCGGTCAGATGTACAACGTCCCGAGCCTCAGCGTCCTCATCCAGGCCGATGACGGGACGCTCGAGCCGCCGTCGTCGGCGCTCCTCCCGGTGGCGAGCACCAACGCCCGAGCCGTCGGCGCGGGGGATGTCGACGGCGACGGCGTGGCCGAGGTCGTCGTGGGCTACGGCGGCAACCGTCCGGCCTCCAACCTCGGCGTCTACGAGTGGAGCGCAAGCGGCGGACTCGTCGTCGCGGGCACGATCCCGACCTACGACCTGCCGGGGTCGATCGAGATCGCGGACGTGGACCTCGACGGCATCGGCGATGTCGTCGTCGCCCACTCGGGGTGGAGCAGCGTGAGCGTGCACACCGGGGTCGAGGGCAGCATCCCCGGCGCGATGGACCGGTATGCGTTCATCTCCGGCAACATCTCGGCCAGCGGCATGGACGTCGCCGACGTCGACGGCGACGGGGTGCCCGACGCGGTGGGAGCCGGTGCCGCAGGCCGCGGTTTCGCCGTCGTGGTCAACCAGACGGAACCGCCGAGCCCGACGCCGCAGCCGGACGCCGCCACCGCCGTGCAGCTGCAGCCCCGCAACGGCCGGGTGTCGGTGGGTCAGATGCTCGGCGCCACGGTGACGGTGACGAACGAGGGGACCGATCCCGCCACCGGACAGGTCGTCATCACCGTGCCGGACAACCTCGAGCTGTGGGTCGCGGGCGCTCCGTGCACCCAGACCGAGCAGGTGGTCTGCGCGATCGAGGGTCTCGAACCGGGCAAGAGCGTCGACCTGCGCGTGGCCTACACGGCGACGAGCCGCGGATCGGGCCCGGTGACGGCCACGGCGGAGATCGCCGACGACGTCGACCAGTCCAACGACCGGTCGGCCGCCACGTTCTGGGTCCGCTGA
- the uppS gene encoding polyprenyl diphosphate synthase: MVPDDIDPRRIPAHVACVMDGNGRWAQRRGLPRTDGHAAGEEALFDAVEGALDLGLGWLTVYAFSTENWKRPRDEVKFLMGFNESILLRRRDELHERNVRMRFIGRRDWRVPKRLLRRMDEAVELTAGNTGLTFTMAFNYGGRAEIVDAVRAIVAEGVKPEKVDERTIARHLYAPDMPDPDLMVRTSGEFRTSNYLLWQLAYSELVFTDVLWPDFRREHLFEAVREFQRRERRFGGVEAAEGSA, from the coding sequence GTGGTCCCCGACGACATCGATCCCCGGCGCATCCCCGCGCACGTCGCGTGCGTGATGGACGGCAACGGCCGGTGGGCGCAGCGTCGCGGCCTTCCCCGCACCGACGGTCACGCCGCCGGCGAAGAGGCGCTGTTCGACGCCGTCGAGGGCGCGCTCGACCTCGGCCTCGGGTGGCTCACCGTCTACGCCTTCTCCACCGAGAACTGGAAGCGCCCCCGTGACGAGGTCAAGTTCCTCATGGGGTTCAACGAGTCGATCCTGCTGCGCCGCCGCGACGAGCTGCACGAGCGCAACGTGCGCATGCGCTTCATCGGCCGCCGGGACTGGCGGGTGCCCAAGCGCCTCCTGCGCCGCATGGACGAAGCGGTCGAGCTGACGGCCGGCAACACCGGGCTCACGTTCACGATGGCGTTCAACTACGGCGGCCGGGCCGAGATCGTCGACGCCGTGCGGGCCATCGTCGCCGAGGGCGTGAAGCCCGAGAAGGTCGACGAGCGCACGATCGCCCGCCACCTGTACGCCCCCGACATGCCGGATCCGGACCTCATGGTCCGCACCTCCGGGGAGTTCCGCACGTCGAACTACCTGCTGTGGCAGCTGGCCTACAGCGAGCTGGTGTTCACCGACGTGCTGTGGCCCGACTTCCGCCGGGAGCACCTGTTCGAGGCGGTGCGGGAGTTCCAGCGGCGCGAGCGCCGCTTCGGCGGCGTGGAGGCGGCCGAGGGGTCGGCGTGA
- a CDS encoding AzlD domain-containing protein: MSRVWTAILLAGAGTYAMRASFIVAARRLATVPPWADRILRQIPPAALAALIVPSLVRIDGELDLWQPRLAIGVLAGLVAWRTRNVAVTLVVGIAGLMALEAIV; the protein is encoded by the coding sequence GTGAGCCGCGTCTGGACCGCGATCCTCCTCGCCGGTGCGGGCACCTACGCCATGCGGGCCTCGTTCATCGTCGCGGCGCGCCGCCTGGCCACCGTGCCGCCGTGGGCCGACCGGATCCTCCGCCAGATCCCGCCGGCCGCACTGGCGGCGCTGATCGTGCCGTCGCTGGTGCGCATCGACGGCGAGCTCGACCTGTGGCAGCCGCGCCTCGCCATCGGCGTGCTCGCCGGACTGGTGGCCTGGCGGACGCGCAACGTCGCCGTGACCCTGGTGGTCGGGATCGCCGGCCTGATGGCCCTCGAGGCGATCGTCTAG
- a CDS encoding SMP-30/gluconolactonase/LRE family protein: protein MADRTFETLFEGGTFFEGPRWRDGRWWVSDFYSGLVRTITPEGDVEEVLHLDTQPSGLGWMPDGTLLVVSMVDRTLRRLERDGTLSIHADLSDLATGHLNDMVVDDQGRAYVGNFGFDLMGGGEARAADLVRVDPDGTATVVAGDLMFPNGSVITPDGRTLIVGETMGFAYTAFTIDADGGLSDRRTWASVEGVSPDGCALDADGQIWAADAMANRVVRVTEGGRITEEIPAPDGLGIYACMLGGPDGRTLLCCAAPDFFEQNRRHTTEAVLLTVGVDVPHAGLP, encoded by the coding sequence GTGGCCGACCGCACGTTCGAGACGCTGTTCGAGGGCGGGACCTTCTTCGAGGGTCCGCGCTGGCGCGACGGCCGCTGGTGGGTGTCGGACTTCTATTCGGGGCTCGTCCGCACGATCACGCCGGAGGGCGACGTCGAGGAGGTCCTGCACCTCGACACCCAGCCGTCGGGGCTCGGATGGATGCCCGACGGCACGCTGCTCGTCGTGTCGATGGTCGACCGCACGCTCCGCCGCCTCGAGCGCGACGGCACGCTGTCGATCCACGCCGACCTGTCCGACCTGGCCACCGGCCACCTGAACGACATGGTCGTCGACGACCAGGGGCGGGCCTACGTCGGCAACTTCGGGTTCGACCTCATGGGCGGCGGCGAGGCACGGGCCGCCGACCTCGTCCGGGTCGACCCCGACGGCACGGCGACCGTCGTCGCGGGCGACCTCATGTTCCCCAACGGCTCGGTCATCACCCCCGACGGCCGCACGCTGATCGTCGGCGAGACGATGGGCTTCGCCTACACCGCCTTCACCATCGACGCCGACGGCGGGCTGTCGGACCGGCGCACGTGGGCGAGCGTCGAGGGGGTGTCGCCCGACGGGTGCGCCCTCGACGCCGACGGGCAGATCTGGGCCGCCGACGCCATGGCCAACCGGGTCGTGCGGGTCACCGAGGGCGGACGCATCACCGAGGAGATCCCCGCCCCCGACGGCCTCGGCATCTACGCCTGCATGCTCGGCGGCCCCGACGGGCGCACGCTCCTCTGCTGCGCGGCCCCCGACTTCTTCGAGCAGAACCGCCGCCACACCACCGAGGCCGTGCTGCTCACCGTCGGGGTCGACGTGCCCCACGCCGGGCTGCCCTGA
- a CDS encoding ATP-dependent DNA helicase: MDVTGTLAEVVAGLPSGGEARPGQAVMAEAVARAIESERHLVVQAGTGTGKSLAYLVPAVLSGERVVVATATKGLQDQLAGKDLPFLAARLGREITYAVLKGRSNYVCLQRVAELDDADDQLGLDVGDRPPTAEIKDLVRWAATSTSGDRAELSFEPSHRAWSAVSVGPRECPGQAKCPRGEICFTERARRAAAEADVVVVNTHLYGLDVATHGAVLPEHEVVVIDEAHQLEEVISATAGTEIAAGRFAALARSTRAILTDESLTDGLDAAGAALADVLRPSVGRRLPPSGDPGLVQVLTTARERASRILDAVRKVPTDGPADVAARRERALQAASTLIEDVDVALDVPATHVAWVDGPADTPSLQVTPIDVSEVLAAGLWGERTAILTSATIPAGLPASLGLADGTYEQLDVGSPFDYEANALLYCAVSMPDPRHDDYEAALHRELESLIVAAGGRTLALFTSWRAMDLAAQTLKPRLPWKVLTQRDLPKPALVEAFRDDEESCLFATLGFWQGVDLPGRTLSLVTIDRLPFPRPDEPVLQARRERARADAFRTIDLPRAATLLAQGAGRLIRTGTDRGVVAVLDSRLATAQRYRWEIVNSLPPMRRTRDRSEVERFLRELRDGAAA; this comes from the coding sequence GTGGACGTGACGGGGACCCTCGCCGAGGTGGTCGCGGGCCTCCCGTCCGGCGGTGAGGCCCGGCCGGGCCAGGCCGTGATGGCCGAGGCCGTCGCCCGCGCCATCGAGTCCGAGCGCCACCTCGTCGTGCAGGCCGGCACCGGCACCGGCAAGTCCCTCGCCTACCTCGTGCCCGCCGTGCTGTCGGGCGAGCGTGTCGTCGTCGCCACCGCGACCAAGGGCCTCCAGGACCAGCTCGCAGGGAAGGACCTGCCGTTCCTCGCCGCCCGGCTCGGCCGCGAGATCACCTACGCCGTCCTCAAGGGCCGCTCCAACTACGTGTGCCTCCAGCGCGTCGCCGAGCTCGACGACGCCGACGACCAGCTCGGCCTCGACGTCGGCGACCGCCCGCCCACCGCGGAGATCAAGGACCTGGTTCGCTGGGCGGCGACCTCGACGTCCGGCGACCGGGCCGAGCTGAGCTTCGAGCCGTCGCACCGGGCGTGGTCGGCGGTGAGCGTCGGCCCCCGGGAGTGCCCCGGCCAGGCCAAGTGCCCCCGGGGCGAGATCTGCTTCACCGAGCGGGCCCGGCGCGCCGCGGCCGAGGCCGACGTCGTCGTCGTGAACACCCACCTCTACGGCCTCGACGTCGCCACCCACGGGGCGGTCCTGCCCGAGCACGAGGTCGTCGTGATCGACGAGGCGCACCAGCTCGAGGAGGTCATCTCCGCCACCGCCGGCACCGAGATCGCCGCGGGCCGCTTCGCCGCCCTCGCCCGCTCCACCCGGGCGATCCTCACCGACGAGTCGCTCACCGACGGCCTCGACGCCGCCGGCGCCGCGCTGGCCGACGTCCTGCGGCCGTCGGTCGGACGCCGGCTCCCGCCGAGCGGCGACCCCGGGTTGGTCCAGGTGCTCACCACCGCACGAGAGCGGGCGAGCCGCATCCTCGACGCCGTCCGCAAGGTGCCCACCGACGGACCCGCCGACGTGGCCGCCCGCCGCGAGCGCGCACTGCAGGCTGCGTCGACCCTGATCGAGGACGTCGACGTCGCCCTCGACGTGCCCGCCACGCACGTCGCGTGGGTCGACGGTCCGGCCGACACGCCCAGCCTCCAGGTGACCCCGATCGACGTCTCCGAGGTCCTCGCGGCGGGCCTGTGGGGCGAGCGCACGGCGATCCTCACCAGCGCCACCATCCCCGCCGGCCTCCCCGCCTCCCTCGGCCTCGCCGACGGCACCTACGAGCAGCTCGACGTCGGCAGCCCCTTCGACTACGAGGCCAACGCCCTCCTCTACTGCGCGGTGTCGATGCCCGACCCCCGCCACGACGACTACGAGGCCGCGCTGCACCGCGAGCTCGAGTCGCTGATCGTCGCGGCCGGCGGGCGCACGCTCGCGCTGTTCACGTCGTGGCGGGCGATGGACCTCGCCGCCCAGACGCTGAAGCCGCGTCTCCCGTGGAAGGTCCTCACCCAGCGCGACCTGCCGAAGCCGGCGCTCGTCGAGGCGTTCCGCGACGACGAGGAGAGCTGCCTGTTCGCCACGCTCGGCTTCTGGCAGGGCGTCGACCTGCCCGGCCGCACGCTGTCGCTCGTCACCATCGACCGGCTGCCGTTCCCTCGCCCCGACGAGCCCGTGCTCCAGGCCCGGCGGGAGCGTGCTCGGGCCGACGCCTTCCGCACCATCGACCTCCCCCGCGCCGCCACGCTCCTCGCCCAGGGCGCCGGCCGCCTCATCCGCACCGGGACCGACCGGGGCGTCGTCGCCGTGCTCGACTCCCGCCTCGCCACCGCCCAGCGGTACCGCTGGGAGATCGTGAACTCCCTGCCCCCGATGCGGCGCACCCGCGACCGCAGCGAGGTTGAGCGCTTCCTGCGCGAGCTGCGCGACGGCGCCGCCGCCTGA